The Clarias gariepinus isolate MV-2021 ecotype Netherlands chromosome 24, CGAR_prim_01v2, whole genome shotgun sequence region AATGCCTAATCGTTCTTTGTTTCGTTTCGTTCTGCGCCCGGATATCTAACTCGTAAAAACAGCATTTacactaaaagaacaagaacaaataaaactgactcaccattttattcttattcccGGTTTAGCAGCGGCACTTAGCAACAGTCTGTGCAGGAGGAAAATCACTCGAGCGTCTGAGCCTAGTCGTGGCGCGTCACTTCCGGGAAAAACCGCGTTGCCCGTCGGGAAATGTATTCCTAGAAAACGCATACAGAAATCAAAAtaccatataataataaatatatcattGATATACATAATGgattcttattttaaatattaaactgttCGATTGTAATACTACATTATCATCATTAATAGAATTTTATTGTTACTGGATGATTcgatattgttttttaaattttacaattCCATTTAGAAAATTACTTAACTACATACTCGgagaaaaatacaaatattatgaAAATTGTAAATGTTTCCGAATTCCAAACCAGACACTAAGTGCAGCACAAAGCAATTCTAAGCCAAACGGAGTCTTGAGAGACctattttcccccaaaaaagattaaaataaaaagagtttaACAAATTCCAATGTTTCAAAATAACAATTTATTCAAAGctactattaatattaatatacacataacataaaaaaacaagtcatctGATTTCACAGAAAATTTGCTGTAAAGTAATGTTAGGTCAAGTCAaatcttataaaaataaatgcaaaaagaatttgaattaaaaaaaaaaaagcttagtgcaaaaaagaaataaaacaatgtgaAAATCAACaaagtacaaaaaatatttaaatttgtatcaGTGTGCTGCAACaacaccaaaaaataaaaattgtacatttttggctttttttttttttacatgaatttaTTCATATTGTAACTGTTCAATTAATGTAACTTTgttagttgtttgtttttagttttgtgcTGGAGCTTCACAATTAGTTAGCTATGCTAGCCTTGGACTCTTATGACTTTAGCACCGTGGCAAGCTAATTGAGTTAATGAGTGAGTTTTATTCCTCAGGATGAAAGGCTTACATACTTGCAACATAAATATACACAACTTTTTATtaactgtaaattaaaaaaaagtaaaatgtaacaaaaaagtGCAGTAACGGAGTGCAAcgcttcttcttctcttgtctTTGATCATCGTATTTTTGTTATGTAGATCCATTAGGTTTGCGTTTGTGTAGCATTTATTACTAATTATTTAGTTTACCATCTCGCGATCACATTTTGCAACAACCTCGTGCCTACATTTTATACGCCACAATTTATTTTAacgctaaacacacacaaaaaatgtacAAACTGTAAACGCCAAATAAACATCTTGTTTTATCAGCatagtagaaaaaaacaaaagttatcGTTTTTGATCTTTttgattttttagtttttttttaaatgttttgaaaaatacCAACATAGCAAAAATGTCTAAAAGTTCAGTGTTCCTCCAAAACTATTAGTAATTTTGTTTACAATCAGAAATTTTGATAAAGGAAGAAGTGCCTTTGggcgtgttttaaaaaaatgccatgCCGTGATCACTTTGGCATTTTGAGGGCGTGGCTTaaaccatgtttttatttatgaaatataCAAAGGGTTGTCAGGGGCGTGGCTAAAATACCATCCATTATTAGTGCTGTAATGCATAAAATAACTGAAATTTGTATAAAAGGGCATGGCCGGAATGTTTTATGCGAGATTGTCAGGGGCATGGCTAAGAAATGCAACTGTCTTACAACAATTTGTGTACTCATGTTCAGAAAAAACATCTTCATTGAGTGTTTtactatgaaaaaaattaattctttgagatgttaaaaatgtgtGGATGTTTGGGGGTGTGGCTAAATGagcatttattacaaatatccatgtttaatatatactgtttatatatatttttttaaacaatttttttgtactttatgTACAATgacttcttatttattttacattcaatatattgttaaaatacCATTTAAGGGGAGTGGCTTCAACTAAAGTGTTAATCTGTCACTGTAATAATGTtgttcacagtgtgtgtgtgtgtcctgagttTGTTCTTTCCCTTTGGATTACAGCTCCAACCCAAATGTCAGTTTTGTTACTATGGCGATTGAAGGGGATCTGTTTTCTCTGCCTCCTATTCAGAGATCTGCGTTGCCATAGAAACAGGTTTGTCCTTTTCCGTCACCTTCGTCTCGCTCCCGGCTTTTCCCTGATCCGACTCCGCCTCTCCTCCAGTGCTTTCACTCGAACACGTAGAGTCTCCGTTCATCTGGTCAAAGGAGGATGTGGGCGTGGCCTCGGCGTGGCCGTTCCGATCAGGAAGCGTGCTGATTGGTCCATCAGGGGCCGAGAGGACTCCGTCAGCAATAGCTAGCTGCTGATTGGTGGAGAATGATCAACGTTACCCAAATGGATTCATACAATTGAAAATTGACGGAAATATCGGAACGGCGCTTACTCTCTGCAGGTCCGTCATGGTCCTCTCCTCGAAGGTTTGTCTCTCCGTCAGGGACAGCAGTGTGTCCAGGATGGACTGTCTCGGGTGTATCCCTTTATCGTAATGGTTATACATTCCGCACCAAAacctgacacacaaacacacacaaaccaaataTCAAATAACAAAGAGTTTTTGATGTAGAACTGTTTTAAGTTTGTGTTgacgattgtgtgtgtgtatgtgtgcgtgtgtgtgtgtgcgtgcatactTGAAATGCAGTGGCAGTGTGTTGGGTCTCAGTAAGCCGTTGTGTGTAGTGCGTTTGTACAGCGGGTTCCTGAACTCATCCTGATGCTCCAGGAGATATGGCCACACAGAGAACGTCCTCTCTCTgagcctgaacacacacacacacacacactttttaaaataccCAGAAAAATTAAATCTCAGAAAACactacagacaaaaaaaaaaaaaacactgcttttatttttactttttaattttgttttctaattattgttttatttattattattttttatttattgttttgttgtgtATCCTGCTGTAAATGCTAGCGGTGACTAGCAGTTTGGTCGATCAACACTTTATTAGTAAAGTGGTCATGTTCCGTGTTCCGTAGCCAAGTCTGCTGCTTGGCTAGCTACTTACATTTGTCAGGTACataacttttatataaactCTTTGTGAGGACCGGATGTCCCCATAGTGACATTACATGACGCGTGTGTGAATATAATTTGTACCttagctgctctctctctcgctggtTGTTGCCGATGAAGTTGCCGTAGTGACAGGAGTAAACATGTTCGTGGATGGACAGCAGGAAGCGCTCAGTAAACTGAAACGCGCAGGGGAACTGCTCCATCAGCtgccacacacactccacaaaCTGTGTAAACACGGGGGACACCTCCTTAGGGTCGCCTTCCAGGTGtccacacctaaacacacacacgttatggGGACATTCGATCCTCACAAAGCTTTTTTATACATGAACACTGTTGCTAAGCAACTGCAAAGCAGTAACAATGCGCGAGTAGGGCTAATGATTTAGCACGGTACCCACGTCACAGCTAGCTAGCTTATCGTTCAGTTAGCTAGATACTGGATGTTTATCAGGGAGATCACTAGATTTGTCAACAGGCTGCTAAAACGTGCCGTACTGATACTGGATCATCAAGTCCACACTTTAGATAAAACTAGTAAGTTAAGTTATTCAGctgctgtttacatttttttttaattgcttcaaACACATGAGACTACTTGGGATTCTTGCTAACTGTTTCAAActgattttttacttttataaattcGCTGTGTGAACCTGCGTGATTGGACCATAATGGCTTCAGATTATACCTAAAACATGTGGCTTAAAATGTTTAGTGTTAAACTTTCATGTTACGCTTTTATCACCTGTGGTTGAATTTGTGTCCAAAAGCAATCCACTCCTTCTCAATCAGAACCTGAAACATCAGGAACATGTTAGAATTAGCATAATAAGTCAATAattcctgctgtgtgtgtgtgtaagtgtgtgtgtgcgcgcactcaCCATAAGTCCTTTGATGGTTCTGTAATAGGGGTCGAGCAGCAGGCAGGCGAGAGAACACACCTGAGCCGTGCGATCCCATCCATCAGAACAGTGCACTAACACACTCGCTCCCTCATCCCCTactgcctacacacacacacacacacacgtcatgtGTAGTATTTACGGGGACACCCAGTCCTCAGAAAGCAGTATACCCTGGACATCTACACTCGTAACTGTTAGATGATGTAGAACAACGTTTGATAAAGTGAAGTACGTACTTTAGAGAGGAAGACTCCGGCGTCCATGACGGCTTTGATGTGTTTCAGCCAGCCAGAGTTTTCCAGTCCGGTCAGATAGTCGCTCATAGACGTGTTATTCTGAGCACACACTGAtgggataaaaataaataaataaatgttatcattgtttttataattaaataataaaaaatttttttagatcAGCTCACACTCAAAACAGGTTAAGTTCTGAGTTAAGtcataatctgtgtgtgtgtgtgtgtgtgtgtgtgtgtgcttacacTCCAGTAGTTTCTGTAAACTGCTTCTCATGACATGGATGTTCTCAATGCCCTGAAAGTGAAACCTGATATTGGGATAGTTGTCCTCATTTTCGTATCCCTTTCCCGCCGCTCGGTTAGCCATAGCGTtcagctaaacacacacacacacacgcacgcacagttAGATAACTAATCGAAATATTTTGCTAGCTTAACAGTTACCTGATAAAGACAGATAACTCTAAAGCCAGCTTTAAACTCTAAGGTTGAGGGTCATAGGTTGTGTCCAAAATGTATACATGGGGGAGGGGGACATTAGACTAACAGCCAACCGACTGGGGTTGAAGGTTGACGGTGGTACCTTGGGCCGTGTGTCCACCACGTAAATAAAGGGACAGTTGGGATTGGCTTCACTGATGGCCTGCAGCATCTGTTCATCCTCGATACAGCGGGAACTTAAACCAGAGAGAGGCTGACTACACCGACAGATCGCTGCCTAGcaacacaacaaacaaacaaacaaatatgtaaACAATAGCGAATGTCTGCCGCTGATGGATTTTATGGCAGTTCAATTGGGATTTTGTGACAATTACATAACTGTATAAACATCTGTGTCACGTACACGCCCACCAGTCCTCCGTACACGCCCACCGCCCCCCCGTACACGCCCACCAGTCCTCCGTACACGCCCACCAGTCCTCCGTACACGCCCACCAGTCCTCCGTACACGCCCACCGGCCCCTCTATATCTTTCTATACGCCTGTATGTTCCTTTATACACCCCTCTGCTTTTATGCCAACATGTCCCTTAATAAACACAAGTATGTCCCTCTTTtgcctgtatttttattttttttatacacccCTCTTTACACCCATCTGTCCCTTTATGCACTCAGACATGTCTCTATACGACCCTTTGTTTCTCCACACATTAATCTCGTCTAAAGTCCTCCACACACCCATCTGTACACGTCCATCCTTCCCTCTACGTGCCGTCCGTCCCTTCACACGACCCCACCACCCCTCTGTCCATCTGCACGGCTGTTGGTCATTCTGTGTCTACACAGAGTACACACCTGTCCATCCCACTatacatctgtctgtctataccACTCTGTGTCTCTTAGTCTGCgtgtctctccatcttttcaGTAGAGGGCACATGCTGATATGACTAAACCTAAatcattggtgtgtgtgtgcgtgtgtgtgtgagagagagtgtttaCCTTGGTGTCTTTGTGATAATACGACAGAGCGGGCAGGCGGCCCCGACTCCTAAACTTGGCGCTGCCTGTTACCGTAGCAACACTGGCACATTTAGGAACGCCGAGCACAGGCGGGTAGGTGGAGCAGAGCTGAGAGAAAGACAGCAGAGTCAGTGTTTACAGGAAGTGCAGGACTGCTGACTCAGACAGGA contains the following coding sequences:
- the mtmr8 gene encoding myotubularin-related protein 8 isoform X2; this translates as MEHILTPKVEHVKLLDRYAAKKPAVGTLYLTATHLIYVEQSNTTRKELWVLHHHISSVEKLPTTGSGSPLLIHCKTFQRLHLVLPREKEAQDVHQSLLRLSQPVKEEELYAFLFNPQQGEDERRRGWDLISVTADFSRMGLPNELWEISDLNSNYELCSTYPPVLGVPKCASVATVTGSAKFRSRGRLPALSYYHKDTKAAICRCSQPLSGLSSRCIEDEQMLQAISEANPNCPFIYVVDTRPKLNAMANRAAGKGYENEDNYPNIRFHFQGIENIHVMRSSLQKLLELCAQNNTSMSDYLTGLENSGWLKHIKAVMDAGVFLSKAVGDEGASVLVHCSDGWDRTAQVCSLACLLLDPYYRTIKGLMVLIEKEWIAFGHKFNHRCGHLEGDPKEVSPVFTQFVECVWQLMEQFPCAFQFTERFLLSIHEHVYSCHYGNFIGNNQREREQLRLRERTFSVWPYLLEHQDEFRNPLYKRTTHNGLLRPNTLPLHFKFWCGMYNHYDKGIHPRQSILDTLLSLTERQTFEERTMTDLQRLAIADGVLSAPDGPISTLPDRNGHAEATPTSSFDQMNGDSTCSSESTGGEAESDQGKAGSETKVTEKDKPVSMATQISE
- the mtmr8 gene encoding myotubularin-related protein 8 isoform X1, which codes for MEHILTPKVEHVKLLDRYAAKKPAVGTLYLTATHLIYVEQSNTTRKELWVLHHHISSVEKLPTTGSGSPLLIHCKTFQRLHLVLPREKEAQDVHQSLLRLSQPVKEEELYAFLFNPQQGEDERRRGWDLISVTADFSRMGLPNELWEISDLNSNYELCSTYPPVLGVPKCASVATVTGSAKFRSRGRLPALSYYHKDTKAAICRCSQPLSGLSSRCIEDEQMLQAISEANPNCPFIYVVDTRPKLNAMANRAAGKGYENEDNYPNIRFHFQGIENIHVMRSSLQKLLELCAQNNTSMSDYLTGLENSGWLKHIKAVMDAGVFLSKAVGDEGASVLVHCSDGWDRTAQVCSLACLLLDPYYRTIKGLMVLIEKEWIAFGHKFNHRCGHLEGDPKEVSPVFTQFVECVWQLMEQFPCAFQFTERFLLSIHEHVYSCHYGNFIGNNQREREQLRLRERTFSVWPYLLEHQDEFRNPLYKRTTHNGLLRPNTLPLHFKFWCGMYNHYDKGIHPRQSILDTLLSLTERQTFEERTMTDLQRQLAIADGVLSAPDGPISTLPDRNGHAEATPTSSFDQMNGDSTCSSESTGGEAESDQGKAGSETKVTEKDKPVSMATQISE